Within Telopea speciosissima isolate NSW1024214 ecotype Mountain lineage chromosome 8, Tspe_v1, whole genome shotgun sequence, the genomic segment ACAAAAAACTgcaccccttttttttattacattAACTAATTGTAAAGTAAAAAAATATTGTATCCGTATAATTTGTTATTATACATGTAAAATACGAATCCAAGTAAAaaacacgtttttttttttttggatttatgaTTGAATACGATAAAAtacattctttttttaataaaacgttcaaatatgcatataatacgtgaacttactaactaagtcATAGGCCTCTGTTGGATATGACCATACCAACACAAACGACTCTTTCGAAGCTTGTCATTAATCAAGGCAACTCCCAAATTAGCTTTAagacatttattttttattttatccttcatagtttttcacacatccatcttaacatcctcatctataCCACACAGAGCTTCTCAATATGATACTTTTAAACTATCCAACactctgccccatacatcatagctagtcgtacaacagtcctataaaataATACGTCGATCACATAGTAATCTGGACGCATCTCTCCACTGTTCACATGTTACATTTTGAGTGATTGGTTTATTATACCCGTATCACTACCCAGAAGTTAAATGTATAACTCATAGGGAGGCCAGTTATTTTAtgcataacaacaacaacaaactaagccttatcccaacttaatagggTTGGCTATATGGATCCCAATGCAACAATGGAAAACTGAGTTCTAGCGAGAGATGCAACACGAAAGATGAAATGGAAAATGAGGAAAGATGCAATATGACACTATATGCAAAATGGGAagtggaaaatgacaaatgaaatatgcaatatgaaagatgaaagatagtaaaaGGAAGAAGCCCAACCCAGCACGACAGGgcaatctcagctaaatggggtatGCTActtggatccttgccctccaataggcctTATCCGAAGCCATACTAGGTACAAGACCTAAGCTGTGCATGTCCTTCCTCGCCACTTAttctatggtcattttaggtctgcccttagctcttttagctccttcaatcgggatcatatcactcctccttactggggcatccctaggcctccgttgaatatgaccaaacatccttaaacgactctctcataGCTTGTCACTGATCGGGGCGACTCCCACATCtgctctaatacgttcgttccgtactttatccttccttgttttaccacacatccatcttaacatcctcatctctggtacacaaagcttatcaatatgacacttcttaactactcaacattccgccccatacatcattgcTGGTCGTACGTACCTCTTTACATTTTATGCCTATAAACTATAAAACATTTTACGTCAAAACAAATGGAACCTTTTCTGTTTGTTGAGGTTGAGGTTTGAGGTTTGTATGACATGTGCTCCCCTACGATCTCTTGAAAGTTTCCATGAAttttaagggagaaagttctctgtctgagagtgctggcatagtgtccgggagtgtggcctatgccagcactcccatgaatctatctctatCCTTTCtattgaaaagacacctttaccccattgttttgaggaggagagaaatagacacatgggatgctggcgtaggccacactccccaaATTTTAAATAgcggatgagagagagagatgttccATTTTATTTGGAGAGGGATGGGGGAGAGTTAAGGGCTTCTTTATGATTTTCCTATTTCTTATGTGTAAAATCTTCTCTTCCAACATAAACTGTCGTAACGCCATGGGCAAAGGTTCCTCTCTCTGCATTCCTCCCCAAACACGAGAGTTATCAATCAATTTCTAATAATGTTAGCTCTGtttctggaattttttttttttaaccataaTAATGCTTGAGTTTTGCTCATCTAAGTTTTCTTTATCCAATTTTTGTATAATTTCTTCTTAGAGGTCTTTCATGTTCTCCAAACTGTTAAACATAAATTTTCACCAACGCTGTTATTCGGTTTCTTATGTTTGGGATTGGAGAAAGTGATATGGAACAGTGACAGTGAGGAATACGAGAAAAACATGAGAAACAATagcagaaaaaaaacaaaaaacgaaaACAGAACCAAGGTATATAGATTAAGAGaattaaaatatcaaaatccAGGCTCCACTGCAGTTTCGTCAACTTAAATAGATGCCCTAATTTGAAAGAAAGTGAAAACATATGGTTGGTGTCTTGGATTCACAGTAAGGATTCGGACTCTTTTAGCATGTTAGTAGCTTCAGTATGGCTAATTGATGGGTTGCTTCCATTTCAAACTTAATTTCTTAGAACTTTCTTCACAACCAAATACATGAAAGTTAGCTTTCTTACACCTTCCCTGTAATTCCAAGGAAAGTGTGCTTTTCTTTATCAGCTTTGGTGGTCTTAAATGGAGTCTCTGCTTTTTCTGGGTAGGCAGGGGATCCTTTGTATGTTCTACTCTGCTGATGGTTGGCTGCAGTTGGTTCTGCTCTAGTAAAATCAGAGGAAATTTTGGAGTCTATTGCATGGCTTCACATTTATaatgattttgaatttgaagaggCAAACTGTCTTACCATCATGAATGCAGCAAAAGAGGTTGGCTTCTCTCTTGGAATTCAACATATTTGTGAGATCTTTCATTCAAAGAATCTCCAGATCCTGGCAGTTAGCTCTTTCACTTCATATCCAAAACTATAAGCTAATATGTTGTGCTAGGTGTGCACCCATTGGAAGCATGAGAAGCTAATCTTTTTGACTGCTTTCTATCAATTCGATATCATAGGTGGTAGGACCAAAAAAATAACTTGAAATGCTTATTGTTTAGTAACAGTTTAAGGTGAAGAGAACCAGAAGGCTTTGAGCATAACATTAAGAAACACAGTCTACCATACATGGGTCTGGACTTCATAAATGCAGCAGTCAGGTAAACTTGGTCATGGAGTGTCCAAATCTATTAAGATTTTGTAGTCTTCATCGTTCAGATTCAACTTTTATATTCCATTTCTTTGTCTCTAAATGGCTGGAATCATGTGACAATGGCTCTAGGGATGTAGGCTTATGTATGTTaggagatggagaataaagGTCAAATATGAAGGCGATGAGGGTTTCAATGGCTTATGGCTCTGAGACATGGAGAGTGTAAGCCTCAATGTCAAGCTTATTATATTGCCCCCAACATTTTATGGAATGTGTCTAAACTGGGAGCCTTACTATACTGCTACCTTGTTCTGCTGCACGACAGCATTAAGCCTCAAGGTGTTTCCACAGTTAAGTCTTTCCTTACTGCTTCAATCCAGAGTAATTTTTGGCATTCACCTTCTCATTTTGAAACCTTCAACTTGCACTATATCACTGCTACTGGTGCAgttgtttgtttttgttgcaCAAAGCTGAACCATCTTGACCGATTTTACTTCATCTTGTCACCAATTCTTGCTACTCACAAGTTCTCTCTAATGTATGCAATTATGATTCTGTGCTTCCTAGTCTTTCAAGTTATCCAATACAACAACCTCAGGTGAGTTCTGATGTGCCAAACCATAGTAGGCAGTGAAGAAATTGTATTAATAGATAAGGCAAAACACTCAAAGAATGTAACTCAAACTATCCTACTAAAGCAATATAAGCTTAAGATGGGAAGAGAGAAACAATTATGTCTATATGACACAGTAATAGGTAGGGGACCTTGATAAAAGGATACTAGCTCTATTACAATGTAAGCAAAATACCTAATTTGTACAAGATCATATGATGCTAGATTTCCTAGAATACGAAATTAAACAAAACAAGCTAGTTTTAtcttaaaaatttaaaaacctTGCTATTACTAGATTCAAAACAAGCTTATTTTAACAATTTCTATTTAGTTAACTGTCTATATTTAGATATGAATTGAATGAAGAATCAAATTTTATAACTTAATCTTGCTATTAAGTTAAAACTCCTCCCCCTAATGGGGATCTGTTAGATATTGCTGATCAGCCTGATGCAAATCTTCGAGTGTGTGAAGTCAACGAGTCTGACCCTTCAGATGTTCCAGAATCCCCTGCAACAGTGTCGAGTTTGGATTTTGACAGGACTGCAGTGGTGCAGTTCCAAGAGATGGAGATGGTAGACAAAGCCCTACACCAGAATTCTGCGCCTTTCTCTATAATTCTgagcaaaaaaataaggacacatGATTCACAGAAGGAGTAGAGCCTTATAAGGACGACTCACATTCCAAAACCTAAAAGTTTACCATGAAGATTCTCTACTGGAATGTTCGTAGTATTATCAACAGTAAGGCAAAATCTGTTGAGAAGTATTGTTAAATTATACAATCCTGCAACTGTATGCCTAGCAGAGCCTTTGGTACACCCAAGTAAATTTCCCAAAGTGTTAGTGTTGACTTCATACATAATGACCAGCATATCTTGGTAGTTGTTAAAATAGaagggagttttttttttaatcttctgtTCATGTTAACTGTTTTAGAGCACAGCACCGTCAATTGTGACTTGATTGCTGTTCTTTATATATTTCTGCCATTCCCTGGCTTGTTCTCGGAGATTTCAATGTGCTACTTTATTCTCTCCTGAGAAACAAGTCCCTGACTCTTTTAATACTGGTTCGGCATGTGACTTCTCGGCAATGGTGGACTCCTTCTCTCTTATCAGTTTGATTTCCTGAAGGTGTAAATTCACCTGGAGCAACAACAGAAAAGTGGGCAATGTCAAAGCTGTTTTTTGACCAATGCTTCTACAATGATTCTTGGATGCAGCATTTCCAGGACAGTTATCAAAAGGCTCTTTCTCGAGTAGCTTCAGATCATAGCCCCATTAGTGTCATTTCAGAGATGATCCCGAAGGCTAAAAATTCCCCTTTTAGAATGCATTGTTTTTGGACTGAACATGAGGCTTTCTTGGACACTGTTAAGCAGTCTTGGGGGATCCCTATTAATGGTGCTCCCATCTATATGGTAGCTCAGAAACTAAAAAGGTTCAAGGGTCACTTGTGGATCTGGCCAAGGAATGCTTTTCCACATGCATATGAAGAAGTTTGGAAATCTAAAACTGCCTTGGATGACATTCAGGAGATCATTGAGACAGACAGTGGGTCTTACTGATATGCTATGCGATAGGGAACATGAAGCTTAAAATGATTATCAGAAGGTGCCTGATCTGCAGGAAAAATTATGGGCAGAAAAATCTAGAGTAAGATGGTTAAAGTGTGGCAATCGCAACAATAATTTCTTTCACCTGTTCACTAAGATCAGGCATGCGAAAGGCTTTATACGAGAAATTAAAAGGGTGGATGGATCTTTGATTTCTGATCACAACTCTATTGGTCCCTACATTGCATActtcaatgaaaattttcataagtTCTCCCACACTGAAAGGTTTCCAGAGTTGCTTTTCCTGTATCCTGAATTTAATAGATCAACAGAACAATGATATATGCTAGTCTCAGTTCCATCTGTGGAAGAATTAAAAGTTGCAGTTTCGGACCTGGATCCAGATTGTGTTCCTAGCACTGATGGTTTCCCAGGTACCTTTTATCATATTTGTTGGAGTATTGTAGGCGAAGATGTTTGCAAggaaatccaaaatctttcaaGAAGGCATTGTTACAAAAGCGGTGCACAATAATTACAGAGTCTCATAATTTCATTACTCTTATATCGTAGGTTGAAGGTGCAAAGTCCCTGGATAAATTTAGGCGTATATATGCTTAGGGAATTTTTTCTTTAAGCTTATCCCTAAAATTATGGCCTCAAGGCTGTCCGGTTTACTTCCTAAGTTGATCTTAGAGGAGCAGGACGCTTTCCAAAAGCAATGTTTAAATGCAGAGGGGTGAAGCTGAAGGTCGCTACACCAGCAATCTCGTTGGAGTTTCGAGCTGAGAAAGCCCTTGATGCAGTTTTCCCCTCAGTTGGAGAAAGTTAGGATTGTTGGGGCCAAGGCATAGAAGATTGCTGAAGTTAGTGAAGATGAAAGTACCCTTGAGCCTAAAACAGAACAGTGGAACCTAAGACACAGAACAATGCATTATCTGTATTAGAAGCTATTTTAATATCATTTGCATATTAAAAGAAGGGGTGAAGCTGAAGGTCCCTTAAAAGAATTTGGAGTTGCAGTAATGTAAACTAGTTGTTTCAGCCCAAAAGCACTTCACCAACCACCACTTGGCAAAATGAAGCCccctttttatttcattctgtCGAAAAAATCAAatacattgtattttttttcaatagcAAAATCAACCCCATCTTAGAAAATATTCTGCCGCGGGAAATTGGGACCTAGTATTTCTATGCGAATCACTACACACATGCAGGCCTTTTCAGGGGCACACCACAATCAGGGTTCATAAAACACCAAGGCCTACAGAGATTCATTAGGAATTTACTTCATATTAATTAGAATACAATCATCATATCTGATCAACCAAGGACCAGACACACAATGCTGAGATAATTCAAGGATTCTTCATCTTGATCCTTAACTTCCAGACACACAATGCTGAGATAATTCAAGGATTCTTCATCTTGATCCTTAACTTCCTGGTTATTTGTGCTGCTTTACGGTGAACCGGCCTCTTACTGCTATCACACTGTTCAACTTCCACCCAGTTGATAACCTTGAGTATAAGAGATTGTGATGCTTTCCGCACATCAGTATCTGCGTTTCCTCTCGATTTCTTCAGACCTATTTCCAGTGCTTTCTCTAAGAAGTCCATAAACCAATTTCCAGCTTCTGTTTCGATCTGCTTACCCAATTTTATTGTATTATTGAAGCTGCAAGGGACTGCTGGTTCCTTATTCTCATCATTCTCCAAGGTAGCTTTAAAGGGAAATTTTCCAATTGGGGTGGATCCACCTATCCTTTCCAAAGAAATTTTCTGGTTCAAGTTTGATCTCAGGTTCTTCACTGGGGTTGCCTTGACATCGCTTCTTTCAGGCAATGCTGCAACTGATTTATATAATGCTGATCTTCGCTTTGACAAATTTAAATCTGACTGCTGGTTTTCATCTATTGAGTTTTTTTCATGAAAGATGTTTGAATCTTCTTCAGCTTGTTTCTTTGTCTGCTTTGCAGTTGGGGTTCCAACCATTTCACATGTAGCAGCTTGAATTGACTCCATGTCAGTCACTGCTTGCATGATTTGGTGATGGAACTCCAGAAACTGATCCAAACAGTCAGCTGGAGCATCTGGTTTTGCTTTTTTTGCCAACTCTGAAAACACCctgtaggaaaaaaaataataggaacCTCATTAATCCTCTAAAAATcccaaagaggaaaaaaaaaatgaatagagTTGAAAGAAAACCATGAAGGCAGGGAAAATGCAGTACCTGAGAGCTCGTACTATACTTTCAGTTGCAGTGGCATCTCTTAGTGCTTGAAGAGCAATCTTCTGAGCTGTTTCTCTCTGCTGAATGGCTTCCTATCATTTACAAAATTGAAGTTATGAACTTTGAAATAGATTGGTGTTAAATAGCCATGCCCAAAAGATCTCAACTTGTAAAGTTACCTTTCCAAGAACACTAAGTTTTCCAGGTAAAGACAGAGACACAGTGCTACCATGCTTGGAGTTCGGATCACCAGACTGAGATTGCTGTTGGATACTCCCATTGGAATTCAATTTGTTCTGTTCTTCCCCAGCCTGGTTGAAAGATTCCCCTACTCTCATATTTCTTAATCTGGGAGGGGGAGTTGAACTCTTCTTTTCCTGGTGCAAGCAGAAGAGACATGTAATAATTAACTGGGGCTTGTTCAATGACTGCAAGTTCTTTTAGAAACAGACTAGTAAAGAGGAAAAATGTACCTACAGTGTTGTTGAAGGGACTTTTTGGGATCCTTGGTTCTCGTTCGCACacactcttgctccttgtaattTTCGACGCAGAAGGAGGAGCGGCACAGCTCTTTCGGACTAAGTCAGGGCTTTCTCCTCTGGAATCCGACATCTTAGACCAAAGCCCACCCACTGAAGATCTGCAAACCATACCTGGATTTCCATCCTTGACAATTCTTCCTCTGATCAGTggagattttggaaaatttccCCCAGTTCTCATCGGACTTGgcctctctttttttggggtagTCTGATCAAAGTTCAAAGGGATAGGTTTCATGACAGAAGGGGAAGATGAAGCTACATCAGCTGAGCTATCCCAAGAACCTCTTCTGTGAACAGAGAGTTTGGAATTAAGGGttttttgttcaaatttatCTGCTTTGTCTCTGAAATTCGTTATCGGTTCAGGGGTTCCTACCAAAGGGTGTCGACCTGGAAGAGGCTTTGTTCCTTTGATGATTGGAACAGGTGACCCTGGCTCCAATCTGTCGACGTAGATGAACTGACCGAGCTGCATTTTGTTGCTTAGAACAAGATCATCTTGTTCAAAAGGTAGGCTGACATAGATTGAATGTGAAGAATCAGAGACCTTTATATAAAACCCCTGTTTTGGCCAGAGATTCTTCTCATCTAGATCTGCTGGTACGATA encodes:
- the LOC122638353 gene encoding uncharacterized protein LOC122638353, which translates into the protein MAALAPGILLKLLNGMNTGLKPTGEHRNSLLQVTDIVPADLDEKNLWPKQGFYIKVSDSSHSIYVSLPFEQDDLVLSNKMQLGQFIYVDRLEPGSPVPIIKGTKPLPGRHPLVGTPEPITNFRDKADKFEQKTLNSKLSVHRRGSWDSSADVASSSPSVMKPIPLNFDQTTPKKERPSPMRTGGNFPKSPLIRGRIVKDGNPGMVCRSSVGGLWSKMSDSRGESPDLVRKSCAAPPSASKITRSKSVCEREPRIPKSPFNNTEKKSSTPPPRLRNMRVGESFNQAGEEQNKLNSNGSIQQQSQSGDPNSKHGSTVSLSLPGKLSVLGKEAIQQRETAQKIALQALRDATATESIVRALRVFSELAKKAKPDAPADCLDQFLEFHHQIMQAVTDMESIQAATCEMVGTPTAKQTKKQAEEDSNIFHEKNSIDENQQSDLNLSKRRSALYKSVAALPERSDVKATPVKNLRSNLNQKISLERIGGSTPIGKFPFKATLENDENKEPAVPCSFNNTIKLGKQIETEAGNWFMDFLEKALEIGLKKSRGNADTDVRKASQSLILKVINWVEVEQCDSSKRPVHRKAAQITRKLRIKMKNP